In Candidatus Korarchaeota archaeon NZ13-K, the following proteins share a genomic window:
- a CDS encoding AIR synthase, with protein MINKLRGKLPPEFLKEEVFSRLPLPSKDERVILGPAIGEDAAIIKLGDELLAVHSDPVTGGGKLAGWLSVYVASNDIATRGVRPLWLLPVFLFREGADESEILGLVDQVGEAAGRIGATVIGGHTEVTPKLGFNIVVTTAMGVGKRVLRTGDARKGDLIVMTKECALEGTAILSSELSERLTSEGLSREVLRRASRFIEEISVLEESMIAASFNGVHSMHDPTEGGILGGVQEMAFASGLGFRVYEDRIPIREETREVCRALSLDPLRLISSGSLLIAVERSKAEELVSAIERAGVRASIIGELIDRREGMIVLRRDGREEDASDPVLDELWRILGDQPAREGAAPDPKD; from the coding sequence ATGATCAACAAGCTGAGGGGAAAGCTTCCCCCCGAGTTCCTCAAGGAGGAGGTCTTCTCCAGGCTCCCCCTACCATCGAAGGACGAGCGCGTGATCCTGGGACCGGCCATAGGGGAGGACGCCGCGATAATCAAGCTTGGTGATGAGCTCCTGGCCGTGCACTCCGATCCAGTCACCGGTGGGGGAAAGCTCGCGGGGTGGCTCTCCGTCTACGTGGCCTCAAACGACATAGCAACCAGGGGCGTGAGACCCCTTTGGCTCCTCCCGGTTTTCCTCTTCAGGGAGGGGGCTGATGAGAGCGAGATACTGGGCCTGGTCGACCAGGTCGGAGAGGCCGCCGGCAGGATAGGGGCTACCGTCATAGGTGGTCACACGGAGGTGACGCCGAAGCTCGGCTTCAACATAGTGGTCACGACAGCCATGGGGGTCGGTAAGAGGGTTCTGAGGACCGGAGATGCTAGAAAAGGAGATCTCATAGTGATGACGAAGGAGTGCGCTTTGGAGGGCACAGCAATACTTTCCAGCGAGCTCAGCGAAAGATTGACCTCCGAGGGTCTGAGCCGGGAGGTTCTGAGGAGGGCCAGCAGGTTCATAGAGGAGATAAGCGTTCTGGAGGAATCCATGATAGCTGCCAGTTTCAACGGAGTTCACTCGATGCACGATCCCACGGAGGGCGGCATCTTAGGAGGCGTCCAAGAGATGGCATTTGCCTCGGGGCTCGGTTTCAGGGTGTACGAGGATAGGATCCCCATCAGGGAGGAGACGAGGGAGGTGTGTAGGGCCCTGAGCCTGGATCCCCTCAGGTTGATAAGCTCGGGAAGCCTCCTAATAGCCGTAGAAAGGAGCAAGGCCGAGGAGCTGGTCTCGGCCATTGAGCGCGCAGGAGTGAGGGCCAGCATCATAGGCGAGCTGATCGATAGGAGGGAGGGAATGATCGTCCTCAGGAGAGATGGAAGGGAGGAGGACGCTTCCGATCCCGTCTTGGATGAGCTTTGGAGGATCTTGGGCGATCAGCCCGCCCGGGAGGGCGCGGCTCCGGACCCAAAAGATTAA
- a CDS encoding electron transfer flavoprotein subunit alpha/FixB family protein, which translates to MRILLVSDSSNLPKLISSVSGLNPSYMEALTNGESPASVDKLLILRGSLTNDCWVELASERAKGFDLVALPSTRDMREIAPRLSVRLGIPYISGVTQASLEDGRVRASRLCFGGRGIELLSASLPSVLSFDLSGFEPSMGSPKSREELEPACEQRVRVLERREKASEVDLSKAEVIVSVGRGLRRKEDLEMIRELASLLRAEIACTRPISADLKWLPEERHVGMTGVRVRPRLYLALGISGQIQHVVGFRDAETVVAVNTDAEAPIGEVSDYFVVADLYEFVPRLIEALRR; encoded by the coding sequence ATGAGGATTCTCCTTGTATCCGATTCCTCCAACTTACCCAAGCTGATCTCCTCGGTCTCCGGCCTGAACCCCAGCTACATGGAGGCCTTAACAAATGGGGAGTCACCCGCGAGTGTGGACAAGCTCCTCATACTGAGGGGATCCCTCACGAACGATTGCTGGGTCGAATTGGCCTCGGAGAGGGCTAAGGGGTTCGACTTAGTGGCCCTCCCATCGACCAGGGATATGAGGGAGATAGCCCCCAGGCTCTCGGTCAGGCTTGGGATCCCCTACATCTCTGGGGTGACCCAGGCGAGCCTAGAGGATGGCAGAGTCCGGGCCTCGAGGCTCTGCTTCGGGGGCAGGGGCATAGAGCTCCTATCCGCCAGCCTACCATCCGTCCTGAGCTTCGACCTCAGCGGGTTCGAGCCATCCATGGGCAGTCCCAAGAGCAGGGAGGAGCTGGAACCGGCCTGCGAGCAGAGGGTGAGGGTTTTGGAGAGGAGGGAGAAAGCCTCTGAGGTCGACCTCTCGAAGGCGGAGGTCATAGTCTCCGTCGGGAGGGGATTGAGGAGGAAGGAGGACCTTGAGATGATAAGGGAGCTTGCCAGCCTTCTGAGAGCCGAGATAGCATGCACTAGACCTATATCGGCTGACCTCAAGTGGCTGCCCGAGGAGAGGCACGTGGGCATGACGGGCGTGAGGGTCAGGCCCAGGCTCTACCTGGCCCTCGGCATATCGGGGCAGATACAGCATGTGGTCGGATTCAGGGATGCCGAAACTGTAGTTGCCGTCAACACGGATGCTGAGGCTCCAATCGGTGAGGTGAGCGATTACTTCGTGGTAGCGGACCTCTACGAGTTCGTGCCGAGGTTGATAGAGGCCCTGAGGAGGTGA
- a CDS encoding electron transfer flavoprotein beta subunit/FixA family protein: MEGRRTLPIPSWMSFGGSWAISPPGRARLRTQKIKKYDAYVAGCAGLDVVVCLKLVYDETQIPVEGDKLLLERAPVKLSDIDKNALEEAVRIKERAGGRVTAVTVVTGPYDEAVLNEAIAMGVDRAIVVRGLSGHNPAKTAKAVAEVLKGKEISYDLILCGEGSSDQYSCAFAPMLAEYLSIPVITFVGRLEVNGTTLRAERLLETGYEVVEVSLPAVVSVTSEINEPRIPSVLQIMKAGKREKIVISSEELDIAAPELIISEVKAYVKERMRRRIEGDIEAALNEILRVLEEKGVVP, encoded by the coding sequence ATGGAAGGGAGGAGGACGCTTCCGATCCCGTCTTGGATGAGCTTTGGAGGATCTTGGGCGATCAGCCCGCCCGGGAGGGCGCGGCTCCGGACCCAAAAGATTAAAAAATATGACGCATACGTCGCCGGGTGTGCGGGGTTGGATGTCGTCGTCTGCCTCAAGCTCGTGTACGATGAGACCCAGATACCGGTTGAGGGTGACAAACTTTTACTAGAAAGGGCGCCCGTCAAGCTGAGTGACATAGATAAGAACGCATTGGAGGAGGCAGTGAGGATCAAGGAGAGAGCTGGAGGTAGGGTCACCGCCGTCACCGTGGTGACCGGTCCCTATGATGAAGCCGTGCTCAACGAGGCCATAGCCATGGGGGTGGATAGGGCCATCGTGGTGAGGGGGTTAAGCGGGCACAACCCCGCCAAGACCGCTAAGGCCGTCGCGGAGGTCCTCAAGGGGAAGGAAATCAGCTATGACCTGATCCTATGCGGGGAGGGTTCCTCAGACCAGTACAGCTGCGCTTTCGCTCCCATGCTCGCTGAGTACCTTTCAATTCCGGTCATAACATTCGTTGGAAGGCTTGAGGTCAACGGAACCACCTTGAGAGCGGAGAGGCTCCTGGAGACGGGCTATGAGGTCGTTGAAGTGAGCCTCCCGGCGGTGGTCTCGGTCACTTCCGAGATAAACGAGCCAAGGATTCCAAGCGTTCTGCAGATAATGAAAGCCGGAAAGAGGGAGAAGATCGTGATAAGCTCCGAGGAGCTCGATATAGCTGCACCGGAGCTGATAATATCTGAGGTCAAGGCCTACGTCAAGGAGAGGATGAGGAGGAGGATAGAGGGAGACATTGAGGCGGCTCTAAATGAGATCTTGAGAGTTCTGGAGGAGAAGGGGGTGGTCCCATGA